Sequence from the Thermococcus nautili genome:
TATCTGCTCAAACTCAATGTTTGAGAAGTTTTTATAACCCCCCACGTTGAAACCTCACTGGGGTGTGTAGGGTGAAGCTGAAAGTTGTGCTTGAACCCCAGCCTGAAGGTGGATACGTCGCGTACGTTCCCGCGTTGCCCGGTTGCGTGAGTCAGGGTGAGACAGTAGAGGAGGCTCTCAAAAACATTAGGGAGGCAATAGAGCTGTACCTTGAGGTAGCTGAAGAGATGAAGCTTCAAGAGACCCTGCGCGAGATAAAGCGCAAGAATAACGTCCAAATTGCGGAGGTTTCGGTGTGAAACTTCCACGTGATGTTTCGGGGCTTGAGCTTATAAAAGCCCTCCAGAAACTGGACTACAAACCCGTAAGACAAAAGGGCTCTCACGTCGTTCTCGTCAACGATTCGGGCAAGATGGTCGTTGTTCCTCTCCACAAGCGTCTTAAAACTGGCCTCTTGAAGGCCATAATGCGCGAGGTTGGTATAACAACGGCCGAGCTGTTGGAACTGCTTGATGACCCGTAATCACTCAAGCATGCCTTCGAGCTCAAGTATCTTTTTCGAGCGGAGGTAAACCACTGGGATACCCCTCTCGCGGAGGCGCTTCTTCAGGCCCTTATCGTTGGTGCAGACTATTACCCTCTCGTTCTTGACGGCGAAGTCGTAAATCTGGTCGTCTATCGGCCTCTTCCCGAACTCCCCGATTTCAACGGTCTCGAAGCGCTCAGCTAATTTCTTCGCCATCCTGACCGCGAGCAAATCTCTTCCTCGCGTCTTCCGCTCTATGACGTCGAGTTCTTCGAGAACCACGTTTGGAACGACGATTTTGAACTTCACGTCGAGGATTCTGTTGAGCTCGGAAACTATGTCGACCCCGAACTGGCCGGGAACGAGGAGGAAGTTGGTGTCTGGAAGAACGAGCCATTCTCTCCTATGGGCCATCGCGACCACCGGGAAGAAAAGGGAAGAAGGGTCACTCCTTTATGAAGCCGTAGCCGATGAGGCGCCACCTTGAGCCAACCTGCCTGCTGATGGCAACCCTGTCTCCAACTTCAGCGCAGACCGGAATCTGGAGCTTGAGCTCGACCTCGTCCTTGCCGAGCCCGGTGACGAGGCCCATCGTTCTGGCGGTGCCAACGTTGAGGAGGAGCACTTCCTTCCTCTTGATGGGCTCGACCTTGAGCTCGTCCTCGGTTCCAACGACGCGCTCGAGCAGGTGGACTTCGAGGCGGAGCTCGTCCCACACCGGGGGTAACTTCCCGGGCTTTCCGACGACGTTTCCGGCCATGAGGTCGCCCTTGGTGAGGTAGGGGTCGAGTTTGGTTCCGACGCCGACGAGTCCACCTGGGTAGGCCTCCTCGACGAACCTTCCTCCAGCCTGGAGCGAGACAATCTCGGTCGTTATCGGCTCGTACTTGATTCTGCCGTGCTCCTCGTAGGGAACGCCCGGGCGAATCTCTATCTCGTCTCCGACCCTGAGCTTGCCTTGGACTATCGAACCGCCGATGACACCACCGATGAGCTTCTCCGGCGGAGTTCCGGGCTTGTTGACGTCGAAGCTCCTAAGGACGAGCATCTTGGGCGGCTTGTTCGGGTCGCGCTCGGGAGTGGGTATGAACTTCTCTATTGCAGCGAGCAGAACGTCAACGTTCGCGCCGTGAAGTGCCGAAATCGGGATTATCGGGGCGTTCTCGGCGACGGTTCCAGCTACGAACTCCTTAATCTCCTGGTAGCGCTTCATAACGGTCTCCCTATCCACGAGCTCAATCTTGTTGAGCGCTATAACTATGTTCCTGTTGCCGACTATCTGCAAAGCCATCAGGTGCTCCCTGGTCTGGGGCATGACTCCCTCGTTCGCCGCAACGACGAGAACGGCACCGTCCATGAGCGAGGCGCCAGCGAGCATCGTCGTCATCAGCGCCTCGTGACCGGGAGCGTCTATGAAGGAAACGCGCCTCTCAAACTCGGTCTCGGCGCCACAGTACGGGCAGACCGGAGAGGTTGAATACCTGCCACACTTCGGGCACTTTCTTATCTCCGCGTCCGCGAAGCCTATCTTTATCGTGATACCCCTTCTCAGCTCCTCGCTGTGCGTGTCGGTCCATATTCCGGTTAGAGCCTTGGTGAGCGTCGTCTTTCCGTGGTCAACGTGACCTACCATACCAATGTTAACCTCGGCCTGCCTAAACTTCTTGGCCATCTCTCTCACCCCTAAGCTTAGAAAGCGGGGACGTTTATTAAGGTTACCGAGGGGAGAAGAGGAAAATCGAAGGAGTTCAAAGAACTATCTTCAGGTTGACCTGGACGATGTTCGGGCTTATGGTGTTGCCGTGGACGGTCTTCTTCCTCCTCTCACCCTTCTCCCTGGGCCTAAAGCCCGGTCCCTTTGAGAGGAGTATCTTGACCCTCCTCGGGCCGTGGACGTCGGGCCTCATGGGGAAGCCGTCCTTGTCGGTTCCGCCGGTTATCTTGAGCTTGGCATCCTCCGGAATGCTCTCGTCGCCGAATATCTCCCTGAGGTTGAGTCCGAGTTCCTTCGCTGAGATTTCCTCGCCTATGCGCTTTCCTACGAGCTTCTCTGCCTCTCCACGGGTTATCTCAACCTGCTTCGCTATACCGGTCTTCGGGTTCGATATAACGAGCTTGAAAGTGGCCATTCCTCCCACCTCCATTCATCAGCGGGATTCATTGGGCAGAGCCCTTTCCCGAGCGGTCTTGAACGGAGCGTTTAAAAACCTTACCGTGAAGCTTAAATATCATGGAGAAAACTCAAGGGCAGGTGATAGCATGGCGAAGGAAAAGACCACACTTCCGCCGACCGGAGCGGGGCTGATGAGGTTCTTCGACGAGGACACGAGGGCCATAAAGGTCAGCCCGAAGGGCGTCATAGCGATGACCCTCATACTGGTTGCGATAGAGTTTCTGCTTCACGCCTTCGGTCCGAGCATCTTTGGCTAAAGGAAGCTCGTTTTCTTCAATCCCCTCGCGTTTAATTCCTCGTCTATTATCCCCCTGACAACTTCCTCAAGCTGTCTCTGGATGAGGGCTTCAACGTCGGCCTTAATCTTGTCTATGTCGCCCCTGAGACCCTCGAGGAGCCTTATGTACTCCCTCGCCATCTCGAGCTGGCCTTCCTGCCTCACCAGCTGTTCCTTGAGGTGCTCGAAGTCGTCTTTCATGACCTGGAACTTTCTGAGCTCGCGCTGTAGCTCGTCGAGCTCTCTCTTGAGGCGGTAGTTTTCTTCCTTGAGCTGTTCTATGAGCTTCTCCTTGGCCTCAAGCTCGGCCATCAGGTTGTTGTACTCCTCCGCTATCTGGTGGAGCCTCTCGATTTCCCTCAGCGGAGGCACCTTTCCGTCGCCGAGAATTATGACGTCCGGCCCAACGTTCACGATGTCGTTGGGGGTTATCTTGAGCTTTTTCTCGCTCGTGAATATGCTCTGACCCTTTCCAAGGTTCTCGACTTCCTTCATCTTCAGGATGAAGTAGAACTGGTCGCCCTCAACCTCGACGTTTATATCGGTGACGTAGCCGAGTATCTTGCCAT
This genomic interval carries:
- a CDS encoding PIN domain-containing protein yields the protein MAHRREWLVLPDTNFLLVPGQFGVDIVSELNRILDVKFKIVVPNVVLEELDVIERKTRGRDLLAVRMAKKLAERFETVEIGEFGKRPIDDQIYDFAVKNERVIVCTNDKGLKKRLRERGIPVVYLRSKKILELEGMLE
- a CDS encoding preprotein translocase subunit Sec61beta; translated protein: MAKEKTTLPPTGAGLMRFFDEDTRAIKVSPKGVIAMTLILVAIEFLLHAFGPSIFG
- the eif2g gene encoding translation initiation factor IF-2 subunit gamma, giving the protein MAKKFRQAEVNIGMVGHVDHGKTTLTKALTGIWTDTHSEELRRGITIKIGFADAEIRKCPKCGRYSTSPVCPYCGAETEFERRVSFIDAPGHEALMTTMLAGASLMDGAVLVVAANEGVMPQTREHLMALQIVGNRNIVIALNKIELVDRETVMKRYQEIKEFVAGTVAENAPIIPISALHGANVDVLLAAIEKFIPTPERDPNKPPKMLVLRSFDVNKPGTPPEKLIGGVIGGSIVQGKLRVGDEIEIRPGVPYEEHGRIKYEPITTEIVSLQAGGRFVEEAYPGGLVGVGTKLDPYLTKGDLMAGNVVGKPGKLPPVWDELRLEVHLLERVVGTEDELKVEPIKRKEVLLLNVGTARTMGLVTGLGKDEVELKLQIPVCAEVGDRVAISRQVGSRWRLIGYGFIKE
- a CDS encoding 30S ribosomal protein S6e, with translation MATFKLVISNPKTGIAKQVEITRGEAEKLVGKRIGEEISAKELGLNLREIFGDESIPEDAKLKITGGTDKDGFPMRPDVHGPRRVKILLSKGPGFRPREKGERRKKTVHGNTISPNIVQVNLKIVL
- a CDS encoding type II toxin-antitoxin system HicB family antitoxin; amino-acid sequence: MKLKVVLEPQPEGGYVAYVPALPGCVSQGETVEEALKNIREAIELYLEVAEEMKLQETLREIKRKNNVQIAEVSV
- a CDS encoding type II toxin-antitoxin system HicA family toxin, which codes for MKLPRDVSGLELIKALQKLDYKPVRQKGSHVVLVNDSGKMVVVPLHKRLKTGLLKAIMREVGITTAELLELLDDP